One stretch of Streptomyces peucetius DNA includes these proteins:
- a CDS encoding roadblock/LC7 domain-containing protein: MASDVPTGRVSDLDWLLSGLVQRVPYTRSAVLLSSDGLVKSVHGLDNDSADHMAALASGLYSLGRSAGARFGEGGEVRQVVVELDSTLLFVSTAGSGTCLAVLAGSEADAAVLGYEMMMLVKSVRPYLTTPARQHAGAPGAAGR, translated from the coding sequence ATGGCGAGCGATGTGCCGACCGGCCGTGTCTCGGACCTCGACTGGCTGTTGAGCGGTCTGGTCCAGCGTGTCCCGTACACCCGCAGCGCGGTACTGCTCTCCTCCGACGGACTGGTCAAATCGGTTCACGGCCTGGACAACGACAGCGCGGACCACATGGCCGCCCTGGCCTCCGGCCTCTACTCGCTGGGCCGGAGCGCCGGAGCGCGCTTCGGCGAAGGCGGAGAGGTGCGCCAGGTCGTGGTCGAGCTCGACTCCACGCTGCTGTTCGTCTCCACGGCCGGCTCCGGCACCTGTCTCGCCGTGCTCGCGGGCAGCGAGGCCGACGCCGCCGTTCTGGGATACGAGATGATGATGCTCGTCAAGAGCGTGCGCCCCTATCTCACCACCCCGGCCAGACAGCACGCCGGAGCACCGGGCGCCGCGGGACGGTGA
- a CDS encoding DUF742 domain-containing protein — translation MRSPKDGPLLDDAAGRLIRPYTVSGGRTRPTAALDLLSMVIATGTTPQMHLGPEHTTALGLCDGPMSVAEISAHLRLPAVVTKVLLSDLVDCGALTARAPRSHDTPTDRSLLEAVLDGLRRRL, via the coding sequence ATGCGCTCGCCCAAGGACGGGCCGCTCCTCGACGACGCGGCGGGGCGGCTGATCCGTCCGTACACCGTGAGCGGTGGCCGCACCCGTCCGACGGCCGCCCTGGACCTGCTCTCGATGGTGATCGCGACCGGGACCACGCCGCAGATGCACCTCGGCCCGGAGCACACCACGGCGCTCGGCCTGTGCGACGGACCGATGTCGGTCGCCGAGATCTCCGCGCACCTGCGGCTTCCGGCCGTCGTCACCAAGGTGCTCCTCTCCGACCTGGTGGACTGCGGCGCCCTCACGGCGCGGGCGCCGCGCAGCCACGACACCCCCACGGACCGTTCACTGCTGGAGGCGGTGCTCGATGGCCTACGTCGACGGCTCTGA